GCTGCCGGTTGTAGTTGCTGGCCATGGAGTAGCAGTACGCGCCGGTCGCCGCGACGGCGAGCAGGTCGCCGGGAGCGAGGGTGTCCGGCAGCCAGCAGTCCCGCACGACGATGTCGCCGGACTCGCAGTGCTTGCCCACCACGCGGCTCAGCGCCGCGCCGACCTGCTCGCTCGTCCCGTCGTCGCTCGCGCGCGACACCAGGCGGACGTCGTACACCGCGTCGTAGAGCGGCGTGCGGATGTTGTCGCTCATCCCGCCGTCTACGCTGACGTAGCGCCGGGACTCGTTGTCCCCCAGCGACACGTCCTTGATGGTGCCCACCTCGTACAGCGTCACCGTGCCGGGGCCGGCGATGGCGCGGCCCGGCTCACCCGCGATGCGCGGCACCGGGAGCCCGGCGAACTCGCACTCCTTACGGACGATCTCGCGGATCTGGGTGATCATCTGCGCCGGCGGGGGCGGGTTGTCCTTGTCGGTGTAGGCGATGCCGAACCCGCCGCCGAGGTCCACCAGCGACAGCTGCTCCAGCAGCTGCTCGCCGTGCTCCTTGACCAGTTCGGCCATCAGCCCGATGACGCGGCGCGCGGCGACCTCGAAGCCGTCGGCGTCGAAGATCTGCGACCCGATGTGGCTGTGCAGGCCGACCAGGCGCAGCGACGGCGCGTTCAGCACCCGGCGCACCGCCTCCGCGGCGTCGCCCGCGGCCAGCGAGAAGCCGAACTTCTGGTCCTCGTGGGCGGTCGCGATGAACTCGTGCGTGTGCGCCTCGACGCCGACCGTGACGCGGATCAGCACCTTCTGCTCGACGTCGAGCCGCGCCGCGACGTCGGCCAGCCGCGCGATCTCGTAGTAGGAGTCCAGCACGACCGTGCCGACCCCGGCGCCGACCGCGGTCTCCAGCTCGGCGACCGACTTGTTGTTGCCGTGGAAGGTGATCCGCTCCGGCGGGAAGCCGGCGCGCAGCGCGACCGCGAGCTCGCCGCCGCTCGCGACGTCCAGGCTCAGGCCCTGCGCGGCGACCCAGCGGGCCACCTCGGTGCACAGGAACGCCTTGGCCGCGTAGTGCACCAGCGACGGGTCGTCGAACGCCTCGGCGTACTCGGCGCAGCGCGACTTGAAGTCGGCCTCGTCGACGACGAACAACGGCGTGCCGTAGGTCTCGGCCAGCTGCCGCACGTCGACGCCCGCGATCCGCACCACGCCGTCCGGGGCGCGGTAGGAGTTGCGGGGCCAGACCTTCGGGTAGAGCCGGTCGAGCTCTTCGGAACTGGACGGGGGGAAACCGGAGGTGTCGGCATGCGGGTAGACCTCCGCGTGCCGCGGGCCGGCGGGGTGAGCCATCTGGGATTACATCCGTTCCGGAGCTGAGACACCGAGCAGGGCGAGGCCGTTCGCGAACACCTGCCGCGCGGCCTCGCACAGGGCGAGGCGGGCGTAGGTGAGCGGCGTGGCTTCCTCGTCGCCCTTGGGCAGGACCTGCGCGACGGCGTAGAACTTGTGGAACGCGCCGGCGAGGCTTTCCAGGTAACGCGCCACGCGGTGCGGTTCACGCAGCTCGGCGGCGCGCTGCACGACCGTCGGGAACTCCCCGATCGTGCGGATGAGGTCACCCTCGCGGTCGAGGGTGAGCAGCCCGAAGTCGGCGTCGTTGTCGAACTTCAGTCCGAGGTCGGCGGCGTTGCGCTGGAGCGAGGCGAGCCGGGCGTGCGCGTACTGCACGTAGTAGACCG
The window above is part of the Amycolatopsis thermoflava N1165 genome. Proteins encoded here:
- the lysA gene encoding diaminopimelate decarboxylase, coding for MAHPAGPRHAEVYPHADTSGFPPSSSEELDRLYPKVWPRNSYRAPDGVVRIAGVDVRQLAETYGTPLFVVDEADFKSRCAEYAEAFDDPSLVHYAAKAFLCTEVARWVAAQGLSLDVASGGELAVALRAGFPPERITFHGNNKSVAELETAVGAGVGTVVLDSYYEIARLADVAARLDVEQKVLIRVTVGVEAHTHEFIATAHEDQKFGFSLAAGDAAEAVRRVLNAPSLRLVGLHSHIGSQIFDADGFEVAARRVIGLMAELVKEHGEQLLEQLSLVDLGGGFGIAYTDKDNPPPPAQMITQIREIVRKECEFAGLPVPRIAGEPGRAIAGPGTVTLYEVGTIKDVSLGDNESRRYVSVDGGMSDNIRTPLYDAVYDVRLVSRASDDGTSEQVGAALSRVVGKHCESGDIVVRDCWLPDTLAPGDLLAVAATGAYCYSMASNYNRQPRPAVVAVRNGSARLLLRRETIDDMLQLEVS